A stretch of Pseudochaenichthys georgianus chromosome 2, fPseGeo1.2, whole genome shotgun sequence DNA encodes these proteins:
- the LOC117459812 gene encoding uncharacterized protein — translation MRERRVVQKMKACWMFMILLSCRLSQADKTQELKMICVPFGGDAPVPCPELNQRDATLNLLKNEESISKQKRICSGNTTWKPPTKAEVELHENREHKSVHFMLTGVNASSFGLYRCEATVFHPPPIETMPSTVFILVQVEGHQCSLNTKAGGGQTDGLLWIWILGLVVLSIYGVTATIIARIFWVRWRSSESYTDYMNTKPKAPRDRRKNKWVQNPGPRHFS, via the exons ATGAGGGAGAGGCGAGTTGTGCAGAAGATGAAGGCTTGCTGGATGTTCATGATCCTCCTGAGCTGCAGGTTATCTCAGGCTGACAAAACAC AAGAGCTGAAAATGATCTGCGTACCTTTCGGAGGCGATGCCCCCGTGCCTTGCCCGGAGCTGAACCAGCGAGACGCGACCTTGAACCTCCTCAAGAACGAAGAATCGATTTCCAAGCAAAAAAGGATTTGCAGTGGAAACACCACATGGAAACCTCCGACCAAGGCAGAAGTCGAACTACATGAAAACAGAGAACATAAATCAGTGCATTTCATGCTGACGGGAGTGAATGCCAGCAGCTTCGGTCTCTACAGATGCGAGGCCACAGTCTTTCACCCCCCTCCCATTGAGACAATGCCAAGTACTGTGTTCATCCTGGTACAAGTAGAAG GACACCAATGCAGTTTGAACACAAAAGCAGGTGGAGGTCAAACTGATGGACTTCTCTGGATTTGGATTCTGGGGCTTGTAGTCCTTAGCATTTACGGCGTAACTGCCACTATCATTGCACGCATCTTCTGG GTGAGGTGGAGGAGCTCAGAGTCCTACACTGACTACATGAACACCAAACCCAAAGCACCCCGGGACCGCAGGAAGAACAAATGGGTCCAGAATCCTGGGCCACGGCACTTCAGCTAA
- the fastkd2 gene encoding FAST kinase domain-containing protein 2, mitochondrial — MSAWVTKEVMRWGCFCSRRSLWQQSNLMGKKSPKYTSFPSQQLAHIWGTKHHQTCLESNRVSSVRFYSKGTIHSEVLEEKEPLSSPLAKSSLPDENQSEETAPKKTQWTSSLMDRLQSCGSPSDVLELTSERALTFKQISSCLCHIWFSTKKMSTDNQRYELQLMFEHPGFDVLLQQAMTSVGRMSNGDVAYSLLSMVNIGVPQDSRVIQTFLRNCQENLNDMDERSLSILASCLRNLEPSNNADALKDGLRMVVEARLPEIKNVKALQNMMRMLGKDAPMGLKRKFEEKALSMSNRFSLLDSQHIITAMASMKFHSKPLLDICCKIIQENINGIPFNQLFETMQSCRQLQYRDLELLTDLSEHAASMIDIWTKKQVVLFLSVCERLAFCPTAVMEAFAGKVIENPKVLTLKDLLCVVKVYSTLNYDLQHRRQQFLDSLMPALVSYLPKMSSFELLKVVYHLCLLGHFPSALLEPLLQSSTLEKFKSTDPKYLVNQERMFQTVNLCLHLEHPVLPQPLTVPPTVLGAPVLESRAVIPELSQCLQSMMEDQANTTLQERVLLLGFYFIDGVITKPLPSETDSGGAESRPRIAVLFPAPSSFCFGTSHPRGTLALKMRHLKTLGYDPVWVTERELQSTPEEKRTDFLRGRIFPEHRSQAEVEKLNTNQEARTVQSS, encoded by the exons ATGTCTGCCTGGGTGACAAAAGAGGTAATGAGATGGGGATGCTTTTGCAGCCGCAGGTCTCTATGGCAACAGAGCAATCTAATGGGGAAGAAATCACCCAAATACACATCTTTCCCCAGTCAGCAGTTAGCACACATATGGGGCACAAAGCACCATCAGACATGCCTGGAAAGCAACCGTGTGAGTTCAGTGAGGTTCTACTCAAAGGGGACGATTCACAGTGAGGTCCTGGAAGAGAAGGAGCCTCTTTCCTCTCCCCTGGCAAAGTCTTCGCTGCCCGATGAGAACCAATCTGAAGAGACAGCCCCAAAGAAGACACAGTGGACTTCATCTTTAATGGACCGCCTGCAAAGCTGTGGCTCCCCGTCAGACGTGTTGGAGCTCACCTCCGAACGTGCACTCACGTTTAAGCAGATCAGCTCGTGCCTGTGCCACATCTGGTTCAGTACTAAGAAGATGTCGACTGATAACCAGCGCTACGAGCTGCAGCTCATGTTCGAGCATCCTGGTTTTGATGTGCTGCTGCAACAAGCCATGACGAGTGTGGGGCGAATGAGCAATGGAGACGTGGCTTATTCTCTCCTGAGTATGGTCAACATTGGGGTTCCTCAGGACAGCCGTGTGATCCAGACTTTTCTCAGAAACTGCCAG GAGAATCTGAATGACATGGATGAGAGGAGCTTGTCCATCTTGGCCTCCTGTCTGCGAAACCTGGAGCCCAGCAACAACGCTGACGCACTGAAGGACGGCTTGAG GATGGTGGTTGAGGCCCGTCTTCCCGAGATCAAGAACGTAAAGGCTCTGCAGAATATGATGCGCATGTTGGGCAAAGACGCCCCAATGGGCCTCAAGCGCAAATTCGAG GAGAAGGCCTTATCAATGTCGAATCGCTTCAGCCTTCTAGACTCCCAGCACATAATCACCGCGATGGCCTCAATGAAGTTCCACTCCAAACCACTGCTGGACATCTGCTGTAAGATAATTCAAG AAAACATCAATGGGATCCCCTTCAACCAGCTGTTTGAAACCATGCAGTCGTGCAGGCAGCTGCAATACAGAGACTTGGAGCTGCTCACTGACTTGTCAGAACACGCCGCCTCTATGATCGACATATGGACTAAAAAACAG GTGGTCCtcttcctgtctgtgtgtgagaggctCGCCTTCTGTCCCACCGCAGTAATGGAGGCATTCGCTGGAAAAGTGATagaaaatcccaaagttctgaCACTGAAGGACCTGCTCTGCGTGGTCAAGGTTTACTCCACTCTCAACTACGATCTGCAGCACAGGAGACAGCA GTTCCTGGATAGTCTGATGCCGGCTCTGGTCTCCTATCTGCCCAAGATGTCCAGCTTTGAGTTGTTGAAGGTGGTCTACCATCTGTGTCTACTGGGCCACTTCCCCTCTGCACTCCTGGAGCCCCTCctgcagagcagcacactggaGAAGTTTAAATCCACAG ATCCCAAATATCTCGTCAACCAGGAGAGGATGTTTCAGACGGTGAACTTGTGCCTCCATCTTGAGCATCCTGTGCTCCCTCAGCCCCTGACGGTGCCCCCCACTGTCCTGGGAGCCCCCGTCCTGGAGAGTCGAGCTGTGATCCCGGAGCTCTCGCAGTGCCTGCAGAGCATGATGGAGGACCAGGCGAACACCACTCTGCAGGAGAGGGTGCTGCTGTTGGGCTTCTACTTCATAG ATGGAGTGATAACCAAACCTCTGCCGTCTGAGACTGATAGCGGCGGTGCAGAGAGCAGACCGAG GATTGCAGTCCTTTTCCCAGCACCCTCTAGTTTCTGCTTTGGCACGTCCCATCCCCGCGGCACTCTGGCGCTCAAGATGCGCCACCTGAAGACCCTCGGATATGACCCTGTCTGG GTGACGGAGCGGGAGCTGCAGTCTACGCCCGAGGAAAAGAGGACGGATTTCCTCAGGGGTCGGATCTTTCCAGAACACAGATCACAAGCTGAAGTGGAGAAACTAAACACGAACCAGGAGGCACGAACTGTGCAATCATCATGA
- the mdh1b gene encoding putative malate dehydrogenase 1B → MIGFLFITITDPGFMFVCSASYTDSNKRYTHSFLATDANRDAMAKFVLAGKTDCPHYAKAELLADSLQRCLPNFRIHKISVLPHAWKEWLEDTCTRNGWKHEQSPLVWRELVDQGGKAMLLGGFSDFLEHCQDYYSVTSDMPTDIMLSVASENLETKMNSIVEEQHRVSLIKPLHIWLSSALSPTGHFLIPNLLSAEVFPNTSAISLHLLNLEGKEEQLQWLRMETENLALPLLYQVTIHTDLEQAFKEADVILLQDECWSDDSDTEDEEETKKKVKRISDRYREYGQLIDTRANREVKVIVSGDSFVNLRCSLLLDNVNVIDSNQFVTVATQLENEARAIIARKLKVRPSDVTHVIVWGNISGSFYIDLQRAKVFNYDGPIKGPAYFSQPAKNILQERKWLETDFQELVRCQRAAVASKTCRAAPMSLANGILEVLKAWNGICGPDEIFSLGVLCPGDYNLPDGIVLSVPVIFTDRKWSVLSDVTREDNLKKRLEIAASELRQEKELIGCDT, encoded by the exons ATGATAGGCTTCCTATTCATCACAATAACAGACCCtggttttatgtttgtttgcagCGCATCCTACACGGACTCAAATAAGCGCTACACCCACAGTTTCCTAGCAACCGACGCCAACCGGGATGCAATGGCTAAATTTGTGCTCGCTG GCAAAACTGACTGCCCACATTACGCCAAAGCGGAACTATTAGCAGACAGTCTGCAGAGATGTCTGCCAAACTTCAGGATCCACAAGATCTCAGTCCTTCCACATGCATGGAAG GAATGGCTCGAGGACACCTGCACAAGAAATGGCTGGAAACACGAGCAGTCCCCTTTGGTTTGGAGGGAGCTGGTGGACCAAGGGGGGAAAGCGATGCTTTTAGGGGGGTTTAGTGACTTCCTAGAGCATTGTCAG GACTATTACAGTGTCACATCAGATATGCCTACAGATATCATGCTGAGTGTTGCATCAGAGAATCTGGAAACCAAGATGAACTCAATCGTAGAGGAGCAACATCGTGTCAGTCTTATTAAACCCCTCCACATATGGCTCAGCAG CGCTCTCAGCCCAACCGGCCACTTCCTGATCCCCAACCTGCTCTCTGCTGAGGTGTTCCCCAACACTTCAGCTATCAGCCTCCACCTTTTAAACCTGGAGGGGAAAGAGGAGCAACTTCAGTGGCTTAGGATGGAGACGGAGAACCTGGCACTCCCTCTGCTATATCAA GTGACCATTCACACAGATCTGGAACAGGCCTTTAAAGAAGCTGATGTCATTCTACTTCAGGATGAGTGTTGGTCTGATGACAGTGATACAGAAGATGAGGAGGAAACGAAGAAGAAGGTGAAGAGAATCTCAGACAGATACAGAGAGTATGGACAGCTGATTGACACACGGGCCAACCGGGAGGTAAAGGTCATCGTGTCTGGGGACTCCTTTGTCAACCTGAGATGCTCACTGCTTCTGGACAACGTAAACGTGATTGACAGCAACCAATTTGTCACCGTGGCAACTCAGTTGGAGAATGAAGCGAGGGCCATCATCGCAAGGAAGCTGAAAGTGAGGCCGTCAG ATGTCACACACGTCATTGTGTGGGGAAACATCAGCGGCAGTTTCTATATTGACCTCCAGAGAGCAAAGGTGTTCAACTATGATGGGCCAATCAAAGGACCAGCTTACTTTTCCCAACCAGCCAAAAACATCCTCCAAGAAAG GAAATGGTTGGAAACCGACTTCCAGGAGTTGGTGCGTTGTCAGCGTGCAGCTGTGGCTTCAAAGACCTGCCGTGCTGCTCCCATGTCGCTCGCTAATGGGATCCTCGAGGTCCTCAAGGCGTGGAATGGCATTTGTGGTCCAGATGAGATCTTCTCTTTGGGAGTGCTTTGCCCAG GTGACTATAATCTCCCGGATGGCATCGTCCTCTCAGTCCCGGTCATtttcacagacaggaagtggtcCGTGCTGTCTGATGTGACACGTGAAGACAATTTGAAGAAGAGACTTGAGATTGCGGCGAGTGAACTCCGGCAG GAAAAAGAACTGATCGGTTGCGATACATAA
- the retreg2 gene encoding reticulophagy regulator 2 isoform X2, with protein MASGEEARRRPSVTSSSVGLESLFAAGTSEQICGDASPELVLLRERLQGWLQQYEPILLWVQRLLVWERPLCSICVALTLNTLFWLLSSTSLRPLFLLSVSLMGLMLLERWKPKMPIITIQHAEPPPVSHTMSVEQHLLSVPELSHHLAEGFLTYRLYLQETLQYKQQNHGKFCGMMCSSCFVLAVVGHYVPGIMISYIIVLSVLLWPLVVYHELIQRMYTGLEPIFMKLDYSMKGETEHRKHDKRKVKKEGEEGDEPRAETESESEEELSCFATTVDAKTTALAMAITDSELSDEEASILESGGFSVSRATTPQLADLSEDQDQQSVHSDPEEAYMRDLPEFPSVEEFPSMELHFPLRGSGQGDGAQAGALPEGELLSPISLLIQHLASPLHFVNTHFNGHAVPPGGEGGEAAGRQAGDGKEDAVTQDAQQSLEALSEEIVSTAISTVVQNTLSALLRSSDDPSLAEFLPTETPPGPLETPTTEITTVGAGEVMDEVAESGAGEVLDEAAESGEDVPDDTPVPTEEEDFELLDQSELEQYDEGLDLTSDRQAGGW; from the exons ATGGCGAGTGGAGAGGAGGCCAGAAGACGCCCCTCGGTTACCTCCTCCTCGGTCGGCCTTGAGTCTCTGTTCGCTGCCGGGACTTCGGAGCAGATCTGCGGGGACGCGAGCCCAGAGCTGGTCCTCCTGCGGGAGAGACTCCAGGGCTGGCTCCAGCAGTACGAGCCCATCCTGCTATGGGTGCAGCGGCTACTGGTGTGGGAGAGGCCGCTGTGCAGCATCTGTGTCGCCTTGACACTCAACACGTTGTTCTG GCTGCTGTCATCCACCTCCCTGCGGCCTCTGTTCCTGCTGAGTGTGTCCCTGATGGGACTCATGCTGCTGGAGAGATGGAAGCCCAAGATGCCCATCATTACCA TTCAACATGCCGAGCCTCCCCCTGTAAG CCACACGATGAGTGTGGAGCAGCACCTGCTCAGTGTCCCTGAGCTCAGCCACCACCTGGCGGAGGGCTTCCTGACCTACCGCCTGTACCTGCAGGAGACGCTGCAGTACAAACAGCAGAACCATGGCAAG TTCTGTGGGATGATGTGCAGCAGCTGTTTTGTCCTCGCTGTGGTTGGACATTATGTACCTGGAATCATGATCTCCTATATTATTG TGCTGAGCGTGCTGTTATGGCCGCTGGTGGTGTACCATGAACTGATCCAGAGGATGTACACGGGCCTGGAGCCGATCTTCATGAAACTGGACTACAGCATGAAGGGAGAAACGGAGCACCGCAAGCACGACAAGAGGA AGGTGAAGAAGGAGGGCGAGGAAGGGGACGAGCCGAGAGCTGAGACGGAGAGCGAGAGTGAGGAGGAGCTGTCCTGCTTCGCCACCACG GTGGATGCCAAGACCACCGCTCTGGCGATGGCCATCACAGACTCCGAGCTGTCAGACGAGGAGGCGTCCATCCTGGAGAGTGGGGGCTTCTCCGTGTCCAGAGCCACCACTCCTCAACTCGCGGACCTCTCTGAAG ATCAGGACCAGCAGAGTGTACACAGCGACCCGGAGGAGGCCTACATGAGGGACCTCCCCGAGTTCCCCTCAGTGGAGGAGTTCCCGTCCATGGAGCTCCACTTCCCTCTGCGGGGCAGCGGTCAGGGAGACGGAGCCCAGGCCGGTGCTCTGCCAGAGGGGGAGCTGCTGAGCCCCATCAGCCTCCTCATCCAGCACCTCGCTTCTCCGCTCCACTTTGTGAACACGCACTTCAACGGCCACGCTGTACCACCCGGGGGCGAGGGAGGGGAGGCAGCGGGGAGACAGGCGGGAGACGGGAAGGAAGATGCGGTTACCCAGGATGCACAGCAGTCGTTGGAGGCACTGAGCGAGGAGATCGTGAGCACGGCCATCTCCACCGTGGTGCAGAACACTCTGTCGGCCCTGCTGCGCTCCAGCGACGACCCCTCCCTGGCTGAGTTCCTCCCCACTGAAACCCCCCCGGGCCCTCTGGAGACCCCCACCACCGAGATCACTACAGTAGGGGCCGGCGAGGTCATGGACGAAGTGGCGGAAAGCGGCGCCGGCGAGGTCCTGGACGAAGCGGCGGAAAGCGGGGAGGACGTCCCCGACGACACACCGGTTCCCACCGAAGAAGAGGACTTTGAGCTTCTGGACCAAAGTGAACTGGAGCAGTATGACGAGGGGCTGGACCTCACCTCTGACAGACAGGCGGGGGGGTGGTGA
- the retreg2 gene encoding reticulophagy regulator 2 isoform X1, with protein MASGEEARRRPSVTSSSVGLESLFAAGTSEQICGDASPELVLLRERLQGWLQQYEPILLWVQRLLVWERPLCSICVALTLNTLFWLLSSTSLRPLFLLSVSLMGLMLLERWKPKMPIITIQHAEPPPVSHTMSVEQHLLSVPELSHHLAEGFLTYRLYLQETLQYKQQNHGKFCGMMCSSCFVLAVVGHYVPGIMISYIIVLSVLLWPLVVYHELIQRMYTGLEPIFMKLDYSMKGETEHRKHDKRKVKKEGEEGDEPRAETESESEEELSCFATTRWVLCVGQVDAKTTALAMAITDSELSDEEASILESGGFSVSRATTPQLADLSEDQDQQSVHSDPEEAYMRDLPEFPSVEEFPSMELHFPLRGSGQGDGAQAGALPEGELLSPISLLIQHLASPLHFVNTHFNGHAVPPGGEGGEAAGRQAGDGKEDAVTQDAQQSLEALSEEIVSTAISTVVQNTLSALLRSSDDPSLAEFLPTETPPGPLETPTTEITTVGAGEVMDEVAESGAGEVLDEAAESGEDVPDDTPVPTEEEDFELLDQSELEQYDEGLDLTSDRQAGGW; from the exons ATGGCGAGTGGAGAGGAGGCCAGAAGACGCCCCTCGGTTACCTCCTCCTCGGTCGGCCTTGAGTCTCTGTTCGCTGCCGGGACTTCGGAGCAGATCTGCGGGGACGCGAGCCCAGAGCTGGTCCTCCTGCGGGAGAGACTCCAGGGCTGGCTCCAGCAGTACGAGCCCATCCTGCTATGGGTGCAGCGGCTACTGGTGTGGGAGAGGCCGCTGTGCAGCATCTGTGTCGCCTTGACACTCAACACGTTGTTCTG GCTGCTGTCATCCACCTCCCTGCGGCCTCTGTTCCTGCTGAGTGTGTCCCTGATGGGACTCATGCTGCTGGAGAGATGGAAGCCCAAGATGCCCATCATTACCA TTCAACATGCCGAGCCTCCCCCTGTAAG CCACACGATGAGTGTGGAGCAGCACCTGCTCAGTGTCCCTGAGCTCAGCCACCACCTGGCGGAGGGCTTCCTGACCTACCGCCTGTACCTGCAGGAGACGCTGCAGTACAAACAGCAGAACCATGGCAAG TTCTGTGGGATGATGTGCAGCAGCTGTTTTGTCCTCGCTGTGGTTGGACATTATGTACCTGGAATCATGATCTCCTATATTATTG TGCTGAGCGTGCTGTTATGGCCGCTGGTGGTGTACCATGAACTGATCCAGAGGATGTACACGGGCCTGGAGCCGATCTTCATGAAACTGGACTACAGCATGAAGGGAGAAACGGAGCACCGCAAGCACGACAAGAGGA AGGTGAAGAAGGAGGGCGAGGAAGGGGACGAGCCGAGAGCTGAGACGGAGAGCGAGAGTGAGGAGGAGCTGTCCTGCTTCGCCACCACG CGCTGGGTACTTTGTGTTGGTCAGGTGGATGCCAAGACCACCGCTCTGGCGATGGCCATCACAGACTCCGAGCTGTCAGACGAGGAGGCGTCCATCCTGGAGAGTGGGGGCTTCTCCGTGTCCAGAGCCACCACTCCTCAACTCGCGGACCTCTCTGAAG ATCAGGACCAGCAGAGTGTACACAGCGACCCGGAGGAGGCCTACATGAGGGACCTCCCCGAGTTCCCCTCAGTGGAGGAGTTCCCGTCCATGGAGCTCCACTTCCCTCTGCGGGGCAGCGGTCAGGGAGACGGAGCCCAGGCCGGTGCTCTGCCAGAGGGGGAGCTGCTGAGCCCCATCAGCCTCCTCATCCAGCACCTCGCTTCTCCGCTCCACTTTGTGAACACGCACTTCAACGGCCACGCTGTACCACCCGGGGGCGAGGGAGGGGAGGCAGCGGGGAGACAGGCGGGAGACGGGAAGGAAGATGCGGTTACCCAGGATGCACAGCAGTCGTTGGAGGCACTGAGCGAGGAGATCGTGAGCACGGCCATCTCCACCGTGGTGCAGAACACTCTGTCGGCCCTGCTGCGCTCCAGCGACGACCCCTCCCTGGCTGAGTTCCTCCCCACTGAAACCCCCCCGGGCCCTCTGGAGACCCCCACCACCGAGATCACTACAGTAGGGGCCGGCGAGGTCATGGACGAAGTGGCGGAAAGCGGCGCCGGCGAGGTCCTGGACGAAGCGGCGGAAAGCGGGGAGGACGTCCCCGACGACACACCGGTTCCCACCGAAGAAGAGGACTTTGAGCTTCTGGACCAAAGTGAACTGGAGCAGTATGACGAGGGGCTGGACCTCACCTCTGACAGACAGGCGGGGGGGTGGTGA
- the prkag3a gene encoding 5'-AMP-activated protein kinase subunit gamma-1 isoform X2 yields MEPTSQVSLPEKEVKKQEAHGTVYMNFMKSHSCYDAIPTSCKLVIFDTKLQVKKAFYALVANGLRAAPLWDSELQRFVGMLTITDFINILHCYYKSPLVQMYELESHKIETWRDVHLQCFNRFLIHTTPEASLFDAIYSLLKNKIHRLPVIDPVSGNVLHILTHKRILKFLHIFGKTVPKPAFIGRQIQELRIGTFTNIATVQQSATLFDALSIFVERRVSALPVVDEQGRVVSLYSRFDVINIAAQKMYNNLDMPMHEVVRRRSCFVEGVIKCYPYETLEIILDRIVKTEVHRLVLVDRSDVHQGPEGPLSPLPAV; encoded by the exons AGGCTCACGGCACAGTCTACATGAATTTCATGAAAAGTCACAGCTGCTACGATGCCATTCCAACCAGCTGCAAACTGGTCATATTTGATACCAAACTACAA GTGAAGAAGGCCTTCTATGCACTGGTGGCAAACGGCTTGAGGGCGGCACCGTTATGGGACAGCGAGTTACAGAGATTTGTGG GTATGCTGACCATTACAGATTTCATCAACATCCTGCATTGCTATTACAAGTCGCCCTTG GTTCAAATGTACGAGCTGGAGAGCCACAAGATCGAGACATGGAGAG ATGTCCACTTGCAGTGTTTCAATCGCTTCCTCATTCACACCACTCCAGAAGCCAG TCTCTTTGATGCCATCTATTCGTTACTGAAGAATAAGATCCACAGGCTGCCGGTCATCGACCCAGTGTCTGGAAATGTCTTGCACATCCTCACCCACAAGAGAATCCTCAAGTTCCTCCATATATTT GGGAAAACGGTTCCAAAGCCTGCTTTCATTGGAAGGCAGATCCAGGAGCTGAGGATCGGGACATTCACTAACATCGCCACCGTTCAGCAAAGTGCCACGCTGTTCGATGCCCTCTCCATTTTTGTGGAGAGACGGGTGTCTGCACTACCTGTGGTGGATGAACAAG GCAGAGTGGTGTCTCTCTACTCGAGATTTGATGTGATT AATATAGCAGCCCAGAAGATGTACAACAACCTGGACATGCCGATGCACGAGGTTGTTCGCAGGCGCTCGTGTTTTGTTGAAGGAGTGATTAAATGCTACCCTTATGAAACCTTGGAAATCATCCTCGATCGTATCGTCAAAACTGAG GTCCATCGGCTGGTTCTGGTGGATAGGTCTGACGTG CACCAGGGGCCAGAGGGGCCGCTCTCCCCTTTACCAGCTGTGTAG
- the prkag3a gene encoding 5'-AMP-activated protein kinase subunit gamma-1 isoform X1, with product MEPTSQVSLPEKEVKKQEAHGTVYMNFMKSHSCYDAIPTSCKLVIFDTKLQVKKAFYALVANGLRAAPLWDSELQRFVGMLTITDFINILHCYYKSPLVQMYELESHKIETWRDVHLQCFNRFLIHTTPEASLFDAIYSLLKNKIHRLPVIDPVSGNVLHILTHKRILKFLHIFGKTVPKPAFIGRQIQELRIGTFTNIATVQQSATLFDALSIFVERRVSALPVVDEQGRVVSLYSRFDVINIAAQKMYNNLDMPMHEVVRRRSCFVEGVIKCYPYETLEIILDRIVKTEVHRLVLVDRSDVVRGIISLSDLLQAMVLSPAGINALYS from the exons AGGCTCACGGCACAGTCTACATGAATTTCATGAAAAGTCACAGCTGCTACGATGCCATTCCAACCAGCTGCAAACTGGTCATATTTGATACCAAACTACAA GTGAAGAAGGCCTTCTATGCACTGGTGGCAAACGGCTTGAGGGCGGCACCGTTATGGGACAGCGAGTTACAGAGATTTGTGG GTATGCTGACCATTACAGATTTCATCAACATCCTGCATTGCTATTACAAGTCGCCCTTG GTTCAAATGTACGAGCTGGAGAGCCACAAGATCGAGACATGGAGAG ATGTCCACTTGCAGTGTTTCAATCGCTTCCTCATTCACACCACTCCAGAAGCCAG TCTCTTTGATGCCATCTATTCGTTACTGAAGAATAAGATCCACAGGCTGCCGGTCATCGACCCAGTGTCTGGAAATGTCTTGCACATCCTCACCCACAAGAGAATCCTCAAGTTCCTCCATATATTT GGGAAAACGGTTCCAAAGCCTGCTTTCATTGGAAGGCAGATCCAGGAGCTGAGGATCGGGACATTCACTAACATCGCCACCGTTCAGCAAAGTGCCACGCTGTTCGATGCCCTCTCCATTTTTGTGGAGAGACGGGTGTCTGCACTACCTGTGGTGGATGAACAAG GCAGAGTGGTGTCTCTCTACTCGAGATTTGATGTGATT AATATAGCAGCCCAGAAGATGTACAACAACCTGGACATGCCGATGCACGAGGTTGTTCGCAGGCGCTCGTGTTTTGTTGAAGGAGTGATTAAATGCTACCCTTATGAAACCTTGGAAATCATCCTCGATCGTATCGTCAAAACTGAG GTCCATCGGCTGGTTCTGGTGGATAGGTCTGACGTGGTGAGGGGCATTATCTCTCTGTCCGACCTGCTTCAGGCCATGGTGCTCTCCCCTGCAGGTATTAATGCCCTTTACTCCTAG